In Plasmodium gaboni strain SY75 chromosome 14, whole genome shotgun sequence, one genomic interval encodes:
- a CDS encoding hypothetical protein (conserved Plasmodium protein, unknown function) gives MRRFNTCENKKERNLFSDYIKNEDELYDERYDKGDDKIINKEPISLKISLNTNVNNNFFPIDPIKSTYFLCNNLTNDNKQK, from the coding sequence ATGAGAAGATTTAATACATgtgaaaataaaaaagaaagaaattTATTCTctgattatataaaaaatgagGATGAATTGTATGATGAAAGATATGACAAAGGTGATgacaaaataataaataaagaacCTATATCCTTAAAAATATCCTTAAATACaaatgttaataataatttttttccaATTGATCCAATAAAATCAACCTATTTCTTATGTAATAATTTGACTAATGACAATAAGCAAAAGG
- a CDS encoding hypothetical protein (conserved Plasmodium protein, unknown function) produces MNSDIKKDLINNLPFKFSDISLNSFEKKEEKDKYKDYIHDEDGGTTTWGDFSRDKIFNVKKKEKQTKHDNKDYSDDNNNINSNNNSNSNNLYHSDKNKRLVLLKEKLKYNHYYYTEKLAEKEWEKNYDNLKKKSQMFKKVLEKDNEQNFSNLNIIGNEKICNIKKKKKKKKKNFKKEHNNILVHDTYTKYSSSLNDLNDIINNEQEYNFTNSLFQSFSMEEQNLSLFKYTKENKQDNENSVNYIGYDKKDVSKGRIDEMIKEEEEEGEKKKKKINTLDIVNNVINNNIIYDDNVNIPYFEDDDNKSNILDDNKSNILDANMSNIFEEDKELDLFSSFKDIFNNHKKKIKLIDYNKILNKSLYDNVENVDSLIGQEKSKKGKNEERNFSQKQKNKNKNKNNFNNVQSLNEHDENVMDSYFEKKTSENNVKEIIKNIKMRLGFYSNEENDSHDIKCFENNDDNINYNFNYNNLVNEEEEKQNLENLKDNINIPYTSKMIYEYKEYSKKNDCDYFNILNDEKDKTKNISNEIELIKEEKKNDDTFFFISHNDDDNFNNDDNNFNDDNKFNDDDNFNNDDNFNNGDNFNNDDDNFNDDDNFNNDEDLFSLSMSSITFDKRKSIKNMERRKSIERLSNKNKITINDDENNKNILSNNINVEHKNINMDNISDKKNMENENDDLYKNEQNIKQDVYNNDENDMFIDSMSSENKKNIKENENLLKNAMKKNKEMDKKEKSNTCICKYIDKYDMQNLIDEIKKKNKSDVENLNNNSYSEDDDCFYELYKFICSNNIEGNNESIFDDENINVESVSNNIDNYMQSIFNNQIKYLDNLISQIFSQS; encoded by the coding sequence atgaatagCGATATAAAGAAAGACTTAATAAATAACTTACCTTTTAAATTTAGTGACATAAGTTTAAACTCTTTTGAAAagaaagaagaaaaagataaatataaagattATATACACGATGAAGATGGGGGGACGACTACATGGGGAGATTTTTCAAGGGATAAGATATTCAAcgtgaaaaaaaaagaaaaacaaacaaaacatgataataaagattatagtgatgataataataatattaatagtaataataatagtaatagtaataatttGTATCATAGTGATAAGAATAAAAGATTAGTACTcttaaaagaaaaattaaaatacAACCATTACTATTATACTGAGAAACTAGCCGAAAAAGAATGGGAAAAGAATTATGacaatttaaaaaaaaaaagtcAAATGTTCAAAAAAGTATTAGAAAAAGACAATGAACAAAATTTCTCTAACTTGAATATTATAggaaatgaaaaaatatgtaatatcaaaaaaaaaaaaaaaaaaaaaaaaaaaaattttaaaaaggaacataataatattttagTTCATGATACTTATACTAAATATTCTTCATCACTTAATGATcttaatgatataataaataatgaacaAGAATATAATTTCACAAATTCTCTATTTCAATCATTTTCTATGGAAGAACAAAATTTATCTCTATTCAAATATACAAAGGAAAATAAACaagataatgaaaataGTGTAAACTACATAGgatatgataaaaaagatGTATCTAAAGGAAGAATAGATGAAATgataaaagaagaagaagaagaaggagagaaaaaaaaaaaaaaaataaataccCTTGATATAGTAAATAAtgttattaataataatataatttatgatgataatgtaaatattcCTTATTTTGAAGATGATGATAACaaatcaaatatattagatGATAACaaatcaaatatattagatGCAAACATgtcaaatatttttgaagaagataaagaacttgatttattttcttcatttaaagatatatttaataatcataagaaaaaaataaaacttATAGATTACAACAAAATATTGAATAAGAGTCTTTATGACAACGTGGAAAATGTGGATTCATTAATTGGTCAAGAGAAAAgtaaaaaaggaaaaaacGAAGAGAGAAACTTCTCccaaaaacaaaaaaacaaaaacaaaaataaaaacaattttAACAATGTGCAAAGTTTGAATGAACATGATGAAAATGTCATGGATAGTTATTTTGAGAAAAAAACATCTGAAAATAACGTTAAggaaattattaaaaatattaaaatgcGCTTAGGCTTTTATTcaaatgaagaaaatgataGTCATGATATTAAGTgttttgaaaataatgatgataatataaactacaactttaattataataatcttGTTAATGAGGAAgaagaaaaacaaaatcttgaaaatttaaaagacaatattaatatacCATATACAAGTAAAATgatatatgaatataaagaatattcaaaaaaaaatgactgtgattattttaatatattaaatgatgaaaaagacaaaactaaaaatatatcaaatgagattgaattaataaaagaagaaaaaaaaaatgacgacacttttttttttatatcacacaatgatgatgataattttaataatgatgataataattttaatgatgataataagtttaatgatgatgataattttaataatgatgataattttaataatggtgataattttaataatgatgatgataattttaatgatgatgataattttaataatgatgaagatCTATTTTCTCTATCCATGTCATCAATAACGTTtgataaaagaaaaagtataaaaaatatggaacGTAGGAAAAGTATTGAGCGTCTgagtaataaaaataaaataactattaatgatgatgaaaataataaaaacattttatcaaataacataaatgtagaacataaaaatataaatatggataatatatcagataaaaaaaatatggaaaatgaaaatgatgatctatataaaaatgaacaaaatataaaacaagatgtttataataatgatgaaaatgatatgTTTATAGATTCAATGTCATCagagaataaaaaaaatataaaagaaaatgagAACCTCTTAAAGAACGCtatgaaaaaaaacaaagaaatggacaaaaaagaaaaatcaaatacatgtatttgtaaatatattgataaaTATGACATGCAGAATTTAATTgatgaaattaaaaagaaaaataaaagtgacgttgaaaatttaaataataattcatattcagaagatgatgattgtttttatgaattatataaatttatatgtagtaataatatagaagGAAATAATGAATCGATTTttgatgatgaaaatataaatgtagAAAGTGTatctaataatattgataattACATGCAAtctatttttaataatcaaattaaatatttgGATAATTTAATATCTCAAATTTTTTCTCAGTCATAA
- a CDS encoding 60S ribosomal protein L21, which translates to MGGKSRGKRSGTRFKFSKKFRKHGECTANKYLEKLNYGDYVDIVCDSTQQKGMPFNYYHGRTGKIFHITKRGVGVLVNKRVKHRIEQKKVCVRIEHVRKSRCNEDFLLRKIKNAELIKEAKLKNEHINIKRKTEGPKPAAMIQVPPSKIITIEPLPFYEEY; encoded by the coding sequence atgGGAGGAAAATCAAGAGGAAAAAGGTCAGGTACTAGATTTAAGTTTTCTAAAAAATTTAGAAAACATGGAGAATGTACTGCAAATAAGTATctagaaaaattaaattatgGTGATTATGTTGATATAGTTTGTGATTCTACACAGCAAAAAGGTATGCcatttaattattatcatgGAAGAACAggtaaaatatttcatataacAAAAAGAGGTGTAGGTGTATTAGTAAATAAAAGAGTCAAACATCGTATCgaacaaaaaaaagtttGTGTAAGAATAGAACATGTTAGAAAATCAAGATGTAATGAAGATTTCTtattaagaaaaattaaaaatgctgaattaattaaagaagccaaattaaaaaatgaacatatcaatataaaaagaaaaactGAAGGACCAAAACCAGCAGCTATGATTCAGGTACCACCATCAAAAATTATTACCATAGAACCATTACCATTTTATGAAGAATATTAA
- a CDS encoding hypothetical protein (conserved Plasmodium protein, unknown function) → MEEQNEEIEKTVEENEEISEDVYEELFLFASSDNEVVKKESLRIILSLLEEKEFVDHIIKNNKKYLKTLISSLNSRCKLLTLECLLNLSAQLPKELTERNLIEILFDMMKEEEKIEENCIDLYIMIISNLTRCKEGVYKVLDINDDSNINIKEDNFKVSFFLNKLLYFFFLPIKPSINKNLSDKYIYVSHVLINISSIKESIVFFKNVAFLNKISDQILNVERFRAILPFIINLCLNEAIHVYIFHDDCYLFPYVLSYLYTNEYNITKNASYNNTNNHEDINIQNIHHIIMNKSSILVPCSVIKSRILIILFYLCNRDYSREKLLSYGISDILKNWKSCEKNAEFIDDIENVTNKLIEASNPGEPIAT, encoded by the exons atggaagaacaaaatgaagaaaTCGAAAAAACAGTTGAAGAGAATGAAGAAATAAGTGAAGATGTTTAtgaagaattatttttatttgcAAGTAGTGATAATGAGGTTGTAAAAAAAGAGAGTttaagaataatattaagtttattagaagaaaaagaatttgttgatcatataataaaaaataataaaaaatatttaaaaacCTTAATATCAAGTTTGAATTCAAGATGTAAATTATTGACCCTCGAATGCTTGTTAAATTTATCAGCACAATTACCAAAGG AACTTACTGAGAGAAACTTGATTGAgatattatttgatatgatgaaagaagaagaaaaaatagaagaaaattgtattgatttatatattatgataatatcGAATTTGACGAGATGTAAAGAAGGTGTTTATAAAGTATtagatataaatgatgatagtaatataaatattaaagaagATAATTTTAAGGTGagtttttttcttaataagttattatatttttttttcttacCTATAAAGCCatcaataaataaaaatttaagtgataaatatatatatgtttctcatgtattaataaatataagttcaataaaagaaagtattgtattttttaaaaatgtagCTTTTCTAAATAAAATTAGTGATCAAATTTTAAATGTAGAAAGATTTAGAGCTATATTACCATTTATTATAAACTTATGTTTGAATGAAGCtatacatgtatatatttttcatgatgattgttatttatttccATATGTCCTTTCTTATTTGTATActaatgaatataatataacaaagaatgcatcatataataatacaaataatcatgaagatataaatatacaaaatatacaCCACATTATTATGAACAAGTCATCTATATTAGTACCTTGTTCGGTTATAAAAAGTAGAATTTTAATTATCTTGTTTTATCTTTGTAACAGAGATTATTCACG agAGAAACTTCTTAGTTATGGAATTTCTgacatattaaaaaattgGAAGTCATGTGAAAAAAATGCAGAGTTcat AGATGATATAGAAAATGTAACGAACAAATTAATCGAGGCATCAAACCCTGGAGAGCCAATAGCCACATGA
- a CDS encoding putative zinc finger protein: MNEQFNNMLHSCQIKEKEGQEINKNNNIEKKQDLHLSMYLNIGSNMYVDEIKNISKEEDTKKKNILNSKYISSKNKEFVEPQLYELNNYNENNIYDEKTFFCNSININSNDNGMKKYLIQKYGKKNIKKRMDILNQENNNINGNNINGNNINSNNINSNNSSSINNSSSINNSSSSNSRGVIKYELRKTSICKYWMKGICANVECNFAHGEHELKYTYGVYKTTICKHWKKNGMCSSGIHCRHAHGENELQPKNLPLHLLKKKNNLKNKNQVKSFHTNKEFSLNNKSVIEIYSNKEDPLKNNTNNVNNNNSNIYYYGNDENQKDANIFRMDTFYNNLFDREKYINKPHTNNNNKNNNNNDDNNNDNDNNNNDDDNNIVCGDEKQVNYDTPNILNDANYSNYSNYANYSNYANYSNYSNYSNYINKNINYYDTCKHIWNHNICKDENNLLNNMEKNSFLFSNVDDNKMIECNMNHIFNDIPKKENIITLNDNSNNITNIKKKNKINDNDNDLSNLTNFHIYNEDHLKNTTINXXXXXXXXXXXXXXXXXXXXXXXXXXXXXXXXXXXXXXXXXXXXXXXXXXXXXXXXXXXXXXXXXXXXXXXXXXXXXXXXXXXXXXXXXXXXXXXXXXXXXXXXXXXXXXXXXXXXXXXXXXXXXXXXXXXXXXXXXXXXXXXXXXXXXXXXXXXXXXXXXXXXXXXXXXXXXXXXXXXXXXXXXXXXXXXXXXXXXXXXXXXXXXXXXXXXXXXXXXXXXXXXXXXXXXXXXXXXXXXXXXXXXXXFSLYNNNIKLIDNYASDNFYYDEKKNEEHNPYDNKNNKMKIFRNINIRIIKKEYEQEHNNENNKNVNEIRYNKEILNMNNINNRSSHEYITNNNIDSHDNNMNTLYMCKENKFKNVDMSNTYNINNDNYLHNTVDNNKDCVIIPYKNKINDNNINGDNILYTYNQQINNHNNNNNIDNIDNNNNNNIDNNIDNNSNNNIDNNIDNNSNNNIDNNSNNNIDKNVTDNIENINKKNLINKDKLKIINSFIDYELNYYRNNKDNYNNIEHNIKNMNEQNNINNNVMYIATKDYTNNIPTIKYDTTKNIIKSDEHLVNNNYNYNCNYNYNYDCSYDNIDISNKNIKDVINLYTNLSNKKNVYTSKDIISNDEYIKKENSGNSQMIESTHMSDEEMKCSQENKMKIKSNIKSNNSTNNNNNNINFNYNYNNYHYDDDYNNIINQSYYNHINDSYYYQINNLESYKNQQKDTYNINNLIHNMKLLNTEYESPQNSEQEKTILKNIDVNKNNNINININNITLPTIQDKQMNNYKKYSNDLGTISEEYTSSYNDTLKIQSETFIDSQNGIYILPQCVTRECINNPYDSSPYIEENIQDKKDNKEIETISNMLYDEQQHCVDEEDVFKRSEHFNIFNKEEKIDIHHKDLKDDNNINGDNINNDNINNDNINGDNINGDNINNDNHNNFHHLSEDLKCEENKKTDNMQILLKKNNIIINKLYN; encoded by the coding sequence atgaatgaaCAGTTTAATAACATGCTACATAGTTGCCAGATAAAGGAAAAGGAGGGGcaagaaataaataaaaataataatatagaaaagAAACAAGATTTACATTTGAGTATGTACCTCAATATAGGATCTAATATGTATGTtgatgaaataaaaaatatatcaaaagaagaagatacgaaaaaaaaaaatatattaaattcaaaatatatatcatcaaAGAATAAAGAATTTGTAGAACCAcaattatatgaattaaataattataatgagaataatatatatgatgagaaaacttttttttgtaattctattaatataaatagtaACGACAATGGTatgaagaaatatttaatacaaaaatatggaaaaaaaaatataaaaaaaaggatgGACATATTAAAtcaagaaaataataatattaatggtaataatattaatggtaataatattaatagtaataatattaatagtaataatagtagtagtattaataatagtagtagtattaataatagtagtagtagtaaTAGTCGTGgtgtaataaaatatgaattaaGGAAGACATCAATTTGTAAATATTGGATGAAGGGTATATGTGCTAATGTTGAATGTAATTTTGCTCATGGTGAGCATGAActaaaatatacatatggAGTATATAAAACAACTATATGCAAACAttggaaaaaaaatggtATGTGTTCTAGTGGTATTCATTGTAGACATGCACATGGTGAGAATGAATTACAACCAAAAAATTTACCtttacatttattaaaaaaaaaaaataatttgaaaaataaaaatcaaGTAAAATCTTTTCATACAAATAAAGAGttttctttaaataataaaagtgttatagaaatatatagCAATAAGGAGGAtcctttaaaaaataataccaacaatgttaataataataatagtaatatttattattatggAAATGACGAGAATCAAAAAGATGCCAATATTTTTAGAATGGACACTTTTTATAACAATCTTTTTGATAgggaaaaatatataaacaaacCACACACaaacaacaacaacaaaaataataataataatgatgataataataatgataatgataataataataatgatgatgataataatattgtttGTGGGGACGAAAAACAAGTCAACTATGATACACCTAATATTCTTAACGATGCTaattattcaaattattcaaattatgctaattattcaaattatgctaattattcaaattattcaaattattcaaattatataaataaaaatattaattattatgatacATGCAAACATATATGGAACCATAATATTTGTAAGGATGAAAACAATCTATTGAATAATATGGAAAAGAAttcttttttgttttctaatgtggatgataataaaatgatagAATGTAATATGAAccatatatttaatgaCATACctaaaaaagaaaatataataacattaaacgataattcaaataatataactaatataaaaaaaaaaaataaaataaatgataatgataatgatcTATCGAATCTAAcaaattttcatatttataatgaagatcatttaaaaaatacaacTATTAATAANNNNNNNNNNNNNNNNNNNNNNNNNNNNNNNNNNNNNNNNNNNNNNNNNNNNNNNNNNNNNNNNNNNNNNNNNNNNNNNNNNNNNNNNNNNNNNNNNNNNNNNNNNNNNNNNNNNNNNNNNNNNNNNNNNNNNNNNNNNNNNNNNNNNNNNNNNNNNNNNNNNNNNNNNNNNNNNNNNNNNNNNNNNNNNNNNNNNNNNNNNNNNNNNNNNNNNNNNNNNNNNNNNNNNNNNNNNNNNNNNNNNNNNNNNNNNNNNNNNNNNNNNNNNNNNNNNNNNNNNNNNNNNNNNNNNNNNNNNNNNNNNNNNNNNNNNNNNNNNNNNNNNNNNNNNNNNNNNNNNNNNNNNNNNNNNNNNNNNNNNNNNNNNNNNNNNNNNNNNNNNNNNNNNNNNNNNNNNNNNNNNNNNNNNNNNNNNNNNNNNNNNNNNNNNNNNNNNNNNNNNNNNNNNNNNNNNNNNNNNNNNNNNNNNNNNNNNNNNNNNNNNNNNNNNNNNNNNNNNNNNNNNNNNNNNNNNNNNNNNNNNNNNNNNNNNNNNNNNNNNNNNNNNNNNNNNNNNNNNNNNNNNNNNNNNNNNNNNNNNNNNNNNNNNNNNNNNNNNNNNNNNNNNNNNNNNNNNNNNNNNNNNNNNNNNNNNNNNNNNNNNNNNNNNNNNNNNNNNNNNNNNNNNNNNNNNNNNNNNNNNNNNNNNNNNNNNNNNNNNNNNNNNNNNNNNNNNNNNNNNNNNNNNNNNNNNNNNNAGTTTTCtctttataataataatataaaattaattgaTAATTATGCAAGtgataatttttattatgatgaaaaGAAGAATGAAGAACACAACCcttatgataataaaaataataagatgaaaatatttcgtaatataaatattcgtattataaaaaaagaatacGAACAAGAACATAATAAtgagaataataaaaatgtaaatgaaattagatataataaagaaatattaaatatgaataatataaataatagaTCTTCACatgaatatattacaaataataatatagatagtcatgataataatatgaacacattatatatgtgtaaagaaaataaatttaaaaatgttgATATGTCAAATACTTacaatattaataatgataattatttacataaCACTGTTGATAACAACAAAGATTGTGTTATAATTCcatacaaaaataaaataaatgataacaatataaatggtgataatatattatatacatataacCAACAGATAAACAATcacaacaacaataataatattgataatattgataataataataataataatattgataataatattgataataatagtaataataatattgataataatattgataataatagtaataataatattgataataatagtaataataatattgataaaaatgtcactgataatattgaaaatataaataaaaaaaatctaattaataaagacaaattaaaaattataaattcttttattgattatgaattaaattattatagaaataataaagataattataataatatagaacataatataaaaaatatgaatgaacaaaataatataaataataatgtaatGTATATAGCAACAAAAGATTACACAAATAATATTCCTACTATCAAATATGATActacaaaaaatataattaaaagTGATGAGCATCTTgtgaataataattacaatTACAATTGCAATTACAACTACAACTATGATTGTTCTTATGATAATATCGATATATCTAATAAGAATATCAAAGATgttattaatttatatacaaaccttagtaataaaaaaaatgtttacACATCTAAAGATATTATATCTAACgatgaatatattaaaaaagaaaactCTGGAAATTCCCAGATGATAGAGAGTACACATATGTCAGATGAAGAAATGAAGTGTTCtcaagaaaataaaatgaaaattaaaagtaacataaaaagtaataatagcaccaacaataataataataatattaattttaattataattataataattatcattatgatgatgattataataatattattaatcaatcttattataatcatattaaCGATTCATATTACTATCAGATTAATAATCTAGAATCATATAAGAATCAACAAAAagatacatataatataaacaacctaatacataatatgaaattattaaatacaGAATATGAATCTCCTCAAAATTCTGAACAAGAAAAAACgattttaaaaaatatagatgtgaataaaaataacaatattaatattaatattaataacaTTACACTTCCTACTATTCAAGATAAAcaaatgaataattataaaaaatattcaaatgATCTAGGAACAATATCAGAAGAATACACATCTAGCTATAATGATACTCTAAAAATACAAAGTGAAACATTTATAGATTCACAAAACGGTATATACATTTTGCCACAATGTGTAACACGTGAATGCATTAATAATCCATATGATAGTTCTCCTTatatagaagaaaatatacaagacaaaaaagataataaagaaatagAAACCATAAGTAATATGTTATATGATGAGCAGCAACATTGTGTAGATGAAGAAGACGTATTTAAAAGAAGTgaacattttaatatatttaataaggaagaaaaaatagATATTCATCATAAGGATCTCAAggatgataataatattaatggtgataatataaataatgataatataaataatgataatattaatggtgataatattaatggtgataatataaataatgataatcataataattttcatCACCTTAGTGAGGACCTTAAATGTgaggaaaataaaaaaacagaTAATATGCAAATactattaaaaaagaataatataataataaataaattatataatg
- a CDS encoding putative basic transcription factor 3b, with protein MEKISPEILAARAKLKEKMGGNLRQIGGKGSARRKIKKVHKNSISNEKKINIILKKIGASYFGDVDEICIYRTGDTFLEFKRPKLCASLQSNTYIVTGKFNEQKIDINKLFEGLKGNKNLDMNLLEKIKNDPNIKNILNKEAEDTTKREDEEEEPNDIPDLVENFEEVSKD; from the coding sequence ATGGAAAAAATATCACCAGAAATATTAGCCGCAAGAGCTAAACTAAAAGAAAAGATGGGAGGTAACCTAAGACAAATAGGTGGTAAAGGAAGTGCTAGAAGAAAGATAAAGAAAGTACACAAAAATTCAATATCGAATGAAAAGAAGATCAACatcattttaaaaaagatagGTGCATCTTATTTCGGTGATGTAGATgaaatatgtatttatagAACAGGAGATACTTTCTTAGAATTTAAAAGGCCAAAACTATGTGCATCATTACAATCTAATACATATATTGTTACAGGTAAATTTaatgaacaaaaaataGATATAAACAAACTTTTTGAAGGATtaaaaggaaataaaaaCTTAGATATGAATCTTcttgaaaaaattaaaaatgatccaaacataaaaaatattttaaataaagaagCAGAAGATACAACAAAAAGAgaagatgaagaagaagaaCCTAATGATATACCAGATCTAGTAGAAAATTTTGAAGAAGTTTCCAAAgattaa
- a CDS encoding hypothetical protein (conserved Plasmodium protein, unknown function), producing MRVKIKKDMQEEKCNKIEEDNKNKNDSNNNLFLKEEKEIYTYNRVDEQKKEKECNDNKELEINDKKKKINDNKKEDMDKQNTTQNDEKKDEDSVFFKRIINVEITSNIKNFIELFLLNREDILNWCSKNNSIYSYKINEKIWNIIFSDSKNTLENFLKEKSINIDMLSVLVYIYNLYCTNNNKDKINFQDIMNSSCITYRGIYENIDENSKTFKNLLREEREYKRIVGNTNNQANDFFSNYKKSYPYGINLIIGIFLTFLGGYYGSLILGYTKFTTRLICGILFSYVTLILEVIIYIIINEKIENVKKNQKKMGSNYELYERVHIKDDNEDKIEEKIMENVELIEETNKPSTVKQRKKT from the exons ATGCGAgtaaaaattaaaaaagatatgCAGGAGgaaaaatgtaataaaatagaagaagataataaaaataaaaatgattctaataataatttgtttttgaaagaagaaaaagaaatatatacatataacaGAGTTgatgaacaaaaaaaagagaaggaatgtaatgataataaagaGCTAGAAATTAATgacaagaaaaaaaaaataaatgataacaaaaaagaagataTGGATAAACAAAATACAACACAAAATGACGAAAAGAAAGATGAAGATagtgttttttttaaaagaataataaatgttGAAATTACttcaaatataaaaaatttcatagaattatttcttttaaatagagaagatatattaaattgGTGTTCAAAAAACAATTCAATATATTCctataaaattaatgaaaaaatatggaaTATCATTTTTAGTGATTCAAAAAATACCTTAGAAAACTTTCtaaaagaaaaaagtaTCAACATTGATATGTTGAGTGTGcttgtatatatatataacttatATTGCactaataataataaagacAAAATTAACTTCCAGGACATTATGAACAGTTCTTGCATAACat ACCGAGGGATATACGAAAATATAGACGAAAACAGCAAAACGTTTAAGAATTTATTAAGAGAAGAAAGAGAATATAAAAGGATAGTAGGAAATACAAATAACCAGGCAAATGACTTTTTTAGcaattataaaaaatctTATCC aTACGGTATCAATTTAATAATAGgtatttttttaacttTCTTGGGAGGATATTATGGAAGTCTCATACTGGGATATACAAAATTCACAACA AGATTAATTTGTGggatattattttcttatgTCACCTTAATTTTGGAAgttatcatttatataattattaacGAGAAGATAGAAAACGTAAAGAAgaatcaaaaaaaaatgggAAGTAATTATGAATTGTATGAAAGGGTTCATATAAAAGATGATAATGAGGACAAgatagaagaaaaaattatggAAAACGTGGAATTAATTGAAGAGACTAATAAACCTTCAACTGTTAAgcaaagaaaaaaaacataa